One stretch of Euphorbia lathyris chromosome 7, ddEupLath1.1, whole genome shotgun sequence DNA includes these proteins:
- the LOC136200553 gene encoding RNA-binding protein 1-like: MDIDNAKLFVGGISRDTTEDVLRTHFSKYGTVLGSLVAKEKFTRNPRGFGFVWFSDPTYADKALGDSHLILGRMVEVKKAIPKSEQLQIHQHQQQISNQQNSNFGDNSNTGNGNSYFRTKKIFVGGLSSSLTEEQFKNYFVRFGNILDVVVMQDSSTNRPRGFGFVTFDSEESVDKVMLNTFHELNGRLVEVKRAVPKEGMNGANSSCITKGVIRGPLASTMTSHHENYFPYGHGYEILPGLVPFPGYNGVGWYSYGTGIYGGYPMVGYGRPDNRVTTFAPRSPWSSPVMTVMCTSPYNNPFIYPTYLNGDVSIMGMMPSGHSGIVGPTENEKLKENSGVYGCQEYDGTRIPIEGVKSRTDSVEE; the protein is encoded by the exons ATGGATATTGACAACGCTAAGCTATTTGTGGGAGGTATATCTCGGGATACAACCGAAGACGTTCTCAGAACTCATTTCAGCAAGTACGGTACCGTTTTAGGTTCTCTAGTTGCTAAAGAGAAATTTACTAGAAATCCTAGAGGATTTGGCTTTGTTTGGTTCTCTGATCCTACCTACGCTGATAAGGCACTTGGGGACTCTCATCTAATACTTGGAAGAATG GTAGAAGTAAAGAAAGCTATTCCCAAAAGTGAACAACTGCAAATTCATCAGCATCAGCAGCAAATCAGCAACCAACAGAATAGCAATTTCGGTGATAATAGTAATACGGGCAATGGAAATAGTTACTTTAGGACTAAGAAGATATTTGTGGGGGGTTTATCATCTAGTTTAACTGAGGAACAATTTAAGAATTACTTTGTCAGGTTTGGTAATATATTAGATGTAGTTGTGATGCAAGATAGCTCAACTAACAGGCCTAGGGGCTTCGGGTTTGTGACATTTGATTCTGAAGAATCTGTTGATAAGGTTATGCTGAACACTTTTCATGAGCTAAATGGTAGGCTGGTGGAGGTTAAGAGGGCTGTGCCAAAAGAAGGAATGAATGGGGCTAACAGTAGCTGTATCACAAAAGGTGTCATAAGAGGCCCTTTGGCTTCTACTATGACTTCTCATCACGAGAATTACTTCCCTTATGGTCACGGTTATGAAATTCTTCCAGGTTTAGTTCCTTTTCCGGGATATAATGGTGTTGGATGGTATTCGTATGGCACCGGGATTTATGGTGGGTACCCTATGGTAGGATATGGAAGACCTGACAATAGGGTCACAACATTTGCCCCAAGGAGCCCTTGGAGTAGTCCTGTAATGACTGTGATGTGTACTTCACCTTATAACAATCCTTTTATATATCCTACTTATCTAAACGGTGATGTTAGCATTATGGGGATGATGCCAAGCGGGCATAGTGGGATTGTTGGACCTACTGAGAATGAGAAACTAAAAGAGAATTCTGGTGTCTATGGATGTCAAGAATATGATGGCACTCGAATCCCAATTGAAGGTGTAAAGTCAAGAACTGACTCTGTGGAGGAGTGA